A single Endozoicomonas sp. NE40 DNA region contains:
- a CDS encoding SLC13 family permease, with protein MSHPPSEDEAPTVDTELGATRWLIGFVSGVLLLGITLFVPAPEGMSDPAWRCAGLAMMMAVFWSTEALPIPVTALLPLLLAPLLNLSGLDKVAAPYAHPVIFLFMGGFILGLAMERWNLHRRIALHTMLACGTGERRQVTGFMVATAFISMWVSNTATAIMMLPIGMSVIAMMRDHHQNQGEFPGALLLAIAYGASIGGFATLIGTPPNALLAAFLQEQYGIELGFAQWLIIGVPTSVLMLIVTGWWLSRGGYNLRTEDNETVRHSLKQQLTEMGGLSRAEKAVATIFLLTAAGWIFRPLILRHFPGIPLTDTTIALCGAIALFVIPVRWKNLAFLMGWKDIQRLPWDVLLLFGGGLSLAAMIRKTGLAEWIAGNMNILEGMPLLMAIGLVVTVIIFLTEITSNTATTAAFLPPLGALAVSLGMDPQMLAIPAAIAASCAFMLPVATPPNAIVFGSGLLSIRQMVRSGLILNLAGIAIITGLCSLLVGKIF; from the coding sequence ATGTCTCACCCCCCTTCGGAAGATGAAGCACCTACGGTTGACACAGAACTGGGAGCGACCCGCTGGCTTATTGGTTTTGTGTCGGGGGTCTTATTGCTGGGAATCACCCTGTTTGTTCCTGCTCCGGAAGGTATGAGTGACCCTGCCTGGCGCTGCGCTGGCCTGGCGATGATGATGGCGGTGTTCTGGTCCACTGAAGCTCTGCCAATACCTGTCACTGCACTGTTGCCATTGCTGCTGGCACCGTTACTGAACCTTTCCGGTCTCGACAAGGTGGCTGCTCCTTATGCTCATCCGGTCATTTTTCTGTTTATGGGCGGGTTTATACTGGGGCTGGCCATGGAGCGCTGGAACCTGCACCGACGCATTGCCCTGCATACCATGCTGGCCTGCGGTACCGGAGAGCGACGTCAGGTGACAGGGTTTATGGTGGCTACGGCGTTTATCAGCATGTGGGTTTCCAATACCGCTACTGCCATTATGATGTTGCCGATCGGCATGTCGGTCATTGCCATGATGCGGGATCACCACCAGAATCAGGGTGAATTTCCCGGCGCACTGTTACTGGCGATTGCTTATGGCGCTTCCATCGGCGGCTTTGCCACTTTGATTGGCACACCGCCTAATGCATTGCTGGCTGCCTTTTTGCAGGAACAGTATGGCATTGAGCTGGGTTTTGCCCAGTGGTTGATCATTGGTGTGCCGACCAGTGTGTTGATGCTGATAGTGACTGGCTGGTGGCTGAGTCGTGGCGGCTACAACCTGCGTACGGAAGACAACGAAACGGTAAGGCATTCCCTGAAACAGCAGCTGACTGAAATGGGGGGGCTTTCGCGAGCTGAAAAGGCAGTTGCCACTATTTTCCTTCTGACGGCAGCTGGCTGGATATTCCGACCATTAATTCTTCGGCATTTTCCCGGTATTCCTCTGACAGACACAACAATTGCCCTGTGCGGTGCCATTGCCCTGTTTGTTATACCGGTACGCTGGAAAAATTTGGCGTTTCTGATGGGATGGAAAGATATTCAGCGACTGCCCTGGGACGTTTTATTGCTCTTTGGTGGAGGCTTGAGTCTGGCAGCGATGATCCGCAAAACCGGCCTGGCTGAATGGATCGCCGGAAATATGAATATCCTGGAAGGTATGCCTTTATTAATGGCGATCGGGCTGGTGGTGACGGTGATTATTTTCCTGACTGAAATTACCAGCAATACTGCTACCACGGCTGCCTTTCTGCCCCCGCTGGGCGCCCTTGCTGTTTCGCTGGGGATGGACCCGCAGATGCTGGCCATACCGGCTGCCATTGCAGCCAGCTGTGCCTTTATGCTTCCTGTTGCGACACCACCAAACGCGATCGTGTTTGGTTCCGGTCTGTTGTCGATCCGGCAGATGGTACGCAGTGGCCTGATTCTC